The following proteins are encoded in a genomic region of Alnus glutinosa chromosome 8, dhAlnGlut1.1, whole genome shotgun sequence:
- the LOC133875584 gene encoding COBRA-like protein 4: MEFKNHAKQAQEILHETKDCCQRWRCCFVPELKFILLAVLYAMMFSHAVAYDPLDPTGNITIKWDVMSWTPDGYVAAVTMNNFQMYRGIMSPGWTLGWNWAKKEVIWTMVGSQTTEQGDCSKFKGAVPHCCKRNPTVVDLLPGVPYNQQFSNCCKGGVLAGWAQDPTASVSAFQVSVGLAGTSNKTVKLPKNFTLLGPGPGYTCGPAKIVPSTVFLTTDRRRKTQALMTWNVTCTYSQFLASKNPSCCVSFSSFYNDTITPCPSCACGCQNKKNCIMSNSKLLHKAGINTPKKDNTPLLQCTHHMCPVRVHWHVKLNYKDYWRVKVAITNFNYRMNYTQWSLVAQHPNLNNVTQVFSFDYKPLVPYESINDTGMFYGMKFYNDLLMEAGPLGNVQSELLLQKNKDTFTLKNGWAFPRKVYFNGDECKLPPPDTYPFLPNSAYAKPVAISTLAASLFLLVLAIW, encoded by the exons ATGGAATTTAAGAATCATGCCAAACAGGCTCAGGAAATTCTCCATGAGACCAAAGATTGTTGCCAAAGATGGCGATGCTGCTTTGTTCCAGAGCTGAAGTTCATCCTCTTGGCTGTTCTATATGCCATGATGTTCTCCCATGCAG TGGCATATGATCCGTTGGATCCAACTGGAAACATAACGATCAAATGGGATGTAATGTCTTGGACACCAGATGGTTATGTG GCTGCAGTGACAATGAACAACTTTCAAATGTATCGGGGTATCATGAGCCCGGGGTGGACTCTAGGATGGAATTGGGCTAAGAAAGAAGTGATCTGGACGATGGTAGGATCTCAAACCACAGAGCAAGGAGACTGCTCCAAGTTCAAAGGAGCTGTACCTCACTGCTGCAAGAGGAATCCCACAGTTGTTGACTTGCTCCCTGGAGTTCCTTACAATCAACAGTTCTCCAATTGCTGTAAGGGTGGTGTGTTGGCTGGTTGGGCACAGGATCCCACAGCTTCAGTCTCTGCATTCCAGGTGAGCGTCGGGCTTGCCGGAACTTCCAATAAAACAGTGAAGCTCCCCAAGAACTTCACTTTGCTTGGTCCAGGACCAGGGTACACTTGTGGACCTGCAAAGATTGTGCCATCCACGGTCTTTCTCACAACTGATCGCAGGCGGAAAACTCAAGCACTTA TGACATGGAATGTGACATGCACTTATTCGCAGTTTCTTGCCTCCAAGAATCCTAGTTGCTGTGTTTCCTTTTCATCCTTCTACAATGATACAATCACCCCTTGTCCATCTTGTGCTTGTGGTTGCCAGAACAAAAAGAATTGTATCAT GAGCAATTCAAAGCTATTACACAAGGCAGGGATAAACACTCCAAAGAAGGACAATACACCATTGCTACAGTGCACACATCATATGTGCCCTGTACGGGTGCACTGGCATGTGAAGCTCAACTATAAGGACTACTGGCGTGTGAAGGTTGCCATCACTAATTTTAACTACCGGATGAACTACACACAGTGGTCACTTGTGGCGCAGCATCCCAATCTCAACAATGTCACCCAAGTCTTTAGCTTTGACTACAAGCCTCTTGTCCCCTACGAATCCATAA ATGATACTGGTATGTTCTATGGCATGAAATTCTACAATGACCTATTAATGGAAGCTGGGCCCCTAGGAAATGTCCAGTCTGAGCTGCTTCTCCAGAAGAACAAGGACACATTTACACTCAAGAACGGATGGGCATTTCCTCGGAAAGTTTACTTCAATGGTGACGAATGCAAGCTTCCCCCACCTGACACGTACCCATTTCTACCAAACTCTGCCTATGCAAAGCCAGTCGCAATTTCAACTCTAGCAGCCTCCCTGTTCTTGTTAGTATTGGCCATATGGTGA